The following coding sequences are from one Diabrotica virgifera virgifera chromosome 2, PGI_DIABVI_V3a window:
- the LOC114338539 gene encoding uroporphyrinogen-III synthase-like, whose product MSSQKYTNTVLLLKTQSNETSDKYAQLLTDNGFQARQVKTLVFQFKNLNILAEKLNKASLYSGIIFSSPRCVQAVKLACQEADINIKDWQSKNNFVVGTATYTEALQSLGFECRGSDSGNAVNLLEYMKKVVDDQHSLFLYPHGNLKSDSFSKVEEKQKIQVEGVLVYHTIDNPNVEEEISDATNNFTETPEFMVFFSPSGLESSIEYLRKLPLFESSKLMAIGPTTEAAMKDLSLPVFGVAKQPNPKDVLDLLLPI is encoded by the exons ATGTCTAGTCAGAAATATACAAATACAGTTTTATTACTAAAAACTCAAAGCAACGAAACATCTGATAAATACGCACAATTATTAACTGACAACGGTTTTCAGGCGAGACAAGTAAAGACTTTAGtatttcaatttaaaaacttAAACATACTAGCTGAGAAACTTAATAAAGCCAGTTTATATTCAGGTATAATATTTTCAAGTCCTCGATGTGTACAGGCCGTTAAATTGGCTTGTCAAGAAGCTGATATCAACATCAAAGATTGGCAGTCGAAAAATAATTTTGTGGTAGGAACAGCAACTTACACAGAAGCCCTACAAAGTCTAGGTTTTGAATGCAGGGGAAGTGATAGTGGAAATGCAGTAAATTTATTAGAATACATGAAAAAag TTGTTGACGACCAACACAGCCTGTTTTTATATCCCCATGGAAATTTGAAAAGCGATAGTTTCAGTAAAGTAGAAGAGAAACAAAAGATTCAAGTGGAAGGTGTGTTAGTATATCATACAATAGATAATCCAAATGTCGAAGAAGAAATTAGTGATGCCACTAATAATTTTACAGAAACTCCAGAATTTATGGTATTTTTTAGTCCTTCTGGTTTAGAAAGTTCAATAGAATACCTTAGAAAACTGCCTCTGTTTGAGTCAAGTAAA TTAATGGCCATTGGTCCAACAACGGAGGCTGCTATGAAAGATTTAAGTCTTCCTGTTTTTGGTGTAGCTAAGCAGCCGAATCCAAAGGATGTCCTTGATCTTTTGTTGCCAATATAA